In Solanum pennellii chromosome 7, SPENNV200, the following are encoded in one genomic region:
- the LOC114078100 gene encoding uncharacterized protein LOC114078100: MASNNLPLNPPFTFTGENYQIGSVKMQAFLEAYELWETVTEDKPLAALPANPTLAQIKSNNEEKAKKSKAKSLTQNAVADTVFYGIMACKTAKEAWDRLKEEYQGSDKTRQMQVLNLKREFESLSMQEDETISKYVDRISLIVNNIRLFGEEFTDKRIVEKVLVTLPERFESKISSLEESKDLSKLSLGELMSALQAQEQRRTMRREKFIEGAFSVQKQKGKQQFHQKNKSKHD, translated from the coding sequence ATGGCATCCAACAACCTACCTTTAAATCCACCATTCACTTTCACTGGTGAAAATTACCAAATCGGGTCTGTGAAGATGCAAGCTTTTTTGGAAGCCTATGAACTTTGGGAAACTGTGACGGAAGATAAACCACTTGCTGCTCTACCAGCAAATCCTACCTTGGCTCAGATCAAATCCAACAACGAAGAGAAGGCAAAGAAATCTAAAGCCAAGTCGCTTACGCAGAATGCTGTGGCAGATACTGTGTTTTACGGAATCATGGCTTGCAAAACTGCAAAAGAGGCTTGGGATAGGTTGAAAGAAGAATATCAAGGCAGCGATAAAACACGTCAAATGCAAGTGTTGAACCTAAAAAGAGAGTTTGAGTCCTTGAGTATGCAGGAGGATGAAACTATCAGTAAGTATGTTGATCGAATATCCTTAATTGTTAATAACATTAGACTTTTTGGTGAAGAATTTACAGACAAACGAATTGTGGAGAAAGTTCTTGTGACTCTTCCTGAGAGATTTGAATCTAAGATTTCCTCTCTTGAAGAATCCAAGGACCTGAGCAAACTTTCATTAGGTGAACTAATGAGTGCTCTTCAAGCTCAAGAGCAAAGGAGGACTATGAGACGGGAAAAGTTCATTGAAGGAGCTTTCTCTGTACAAAAGCAAAAAGGAAAGCAACAATtccaccaaaagaataagagcAAGCATGATTGA